The Nitrospirales bacterium genome includes a window with the following:
- a CDS encoding TolC family protein, giving the protein MKIRTGVFTLTLVITLLAGCMTAPDRDGESIIGELPVRWTADSATAAHQIAEHWVDTFQLPKLKTLVQEALTTNHDLKAAAARVEIAQAAVRIAGAPRLPHINALTDVQRGRQGTFVVDEDRKERSLLGALFSLSWELDIWGRIRAARDAASFEAQAVSTDLNGAALSLAARTAQSWFALLEAGQQEAVARQSVSDRRMLVELVRGRFTRGLAQGLDLSLALTDLANAEAQLAETKNLVQVTSRHLEVLLGRYPAGELSPGEPLPPLPPTLPAGVPAELLERRPDIIAAMRRLQAQDQRLLNANLALLPNITLTAWGGVRSTSLKDVIRPEALVWNVGAGLLQPIFAGDRLEGNIARQEAAVTEALEDFHQTALEAFQEVEQSLATEERLSARERALAEAVRHAEANQRLSVYAYRHGFTTILTLLDSFRGTLEAQSAHLTVKRRLLNNRIDLHLALGGAV; this is encoded by the coding sequence ATGAAGATAAGAACGGGTGTTTTTACGCTTACGCTGGTGATCACCTTGCTTGCCGGCTGCATGACGGCGCCGGACCGGGATGGCGAATCCATCATCGGTGAACTGCCAGTGCGTTGGACGGCAGATTCGGCGACCGCCGCCCACCAGATAGCCGAACACTGGGTCGACACGTTTCAACTCCCGAAGCTCAAGACCCTGGTGCAGGAAGCGTTGACGACGAATCACGACCTGAAAGCCGCAGCGGCCCGCGTGGAGATCGCTCAGGCGGCGGTGCGCATAGCCGGAGCGCCGCGCCTGCCGCACATCAATGCCCTCACCGATGTGCAACGGGGCCGACAGGGAACGTTTGTGGTGGATGAGGATCGAAAAGAACGGAGTCTCTTGGGGGCCCTGTTCAGTCTTTCATGGGAACTGGACATCTGGGGGCGGATTCGTGCCGCGCGTGACGCCGCGTCATTCGAGGCGCAAGCCGTCAGCACAGACCTGAACGGAGCGGCGCTGTCGCTCGCCGCGCGAACTGCGCAATCCTGGTTTGCATTACTCGAAGCGGGACAGCAGGAAGCCGTCGCCCGGCAGTCGGTCTCGGACCGGCGCATGCTGGTGGAACTGGTGCGTGGACGATTCACCCGGGGCCTGGCCCAGGGCCTGGACTTGAGCCTGGCGCTGACCGATCTGGCGAATGCGGAAGCCCAACTCGCCGAGACGAAAAACCTGGTGCAGGTAACCTCTCGCCACTTGGAGGTCTTGCTTGGCCGGTACCCAGCCGGTGAATTGAGCCCCGGCGAGCCATTGCCCCCACTGCCGCCGACGCTGCCGGCCGGTGTCCCTGCGGAACTCCTGGAACGGCGTCCCGACATCATCGCGGCCATGCGGCGGTTGCAAGCGCAAGACCAACGGTTGCTCAACGCAAACCTGGCCCTGCTTCCCAATATTACGCTGACCGCTTGGGGCGGCGTTCGCAGCACCTCGCTCAAAGACGTGATTCGCCCGGAGGCGCTCGTGTGGAACGTGGGCGCCGGGCTGCTGCAGCCGATCTTCGCGGGAGACCGCCTGGAGGGGAACATTGCACGGCAAGAGGCCGCCGTCACGGAAGCGCTGGAGGATTTTCATCAAACGGCGCTCGAAGCGTTCCAGGAAGTCGAGCAATCGTTGGCCACGGAAGAACGCTTGAGCGCGAGGGAACGGGCGCTGGCCGAAGCCGTGCGGCACGCCGAAGCCAACCAGCGTCTGTCCGTCTATGCCTACCGCCACGGGTTCACCACCATCCTCACGCTGCTCGATAGTTTCCGCGGAACATTGGAGGCTCAAAGCGCACACTTGACGGTGAAACGGCGTCTGCTCAACAATCGCATCGACTTGCATCTCGCGTTGGGAGGCGCCGTATGA
- a CDS encoding efflux RND transporter periplasmic adaptor subunit, with amino-acid sequence MIRTVLPIGVLLIGVVTSLAVLANRSQPEPDIQQPTIPHVEVLEAQPQTVRLTVKSQGIAMPRTEIDLVTEVAGKVTRVHPSFAAGGFFSRGDMLIMVDPRDYQLAMIEAKSRLAEARRQLAQEEAQGDQALNEWHALGEGTPTPLALRKPQLAEMRAKVAAAKAELAKATLQRSRCVLTAPFDGRIRTKLVDVGQYIVPGETVARLYATDSAEVRLPVSMDELSFIDVSSSYRPSGQRSDQSRAMPTVTLSAMVGGTTARWEGRIIRAESALEPTTGQLFLVARVPNPFAAHDNQPPLLPGTFVQANIEGRERPGIFILPPSAINTTSNEVMIVDHDNRVAVRQLDVLKQEPDRILVRGGLQAGDRIVLSGIDVPVDGIEVQVVSPQS; translated from the coding sequence ATGATTCGAACCGTATTACCCATCGGTGTGCTACTCATCGGCGTCGTCACGTCCCTGGCGGTCCTGGCCAATCGTTCTCAGCCGGAGCCGGACATACAGCAGCCCACGATCCCACACGTCGAAGTCCTCGAAGCACAACCGCAGACGGTGCGCCTGACGGTCAAATCGCAAGGCATCGCCATGCCGCGCACCGAAATCGATCTCGTCACGGAGGTTGCCGGAAAAGTCACCCGCGTTCACCCGTCCTTCGCGGCTGGCGGGTTTTTCAGTCGAGGGGACATGCTGATTATGGTCGATCCCCGCGATTATCAACTGGCGATGATCGAAGCCAAGAGTCGGTTGGCTGAAGCCCGGCGGCAATTGGCGCAAGAAGAAGCTCAAGGCGATCAGGCCCTTAACGAATGGCACGCGCTGGGCGAGGGAACACCAACGCCTCTGGCTCTCCGGAAACCACAGCTCGCGGAAATGCGCGCCAAGGTCGCCGCCGCCAAAGCCGAACTGGCCAAGGCGACATTACAACGCTCTCGCTGCGTCCTCACAGCGCCGTTCGACGGACGCATTCGAACCAAGCTTGTGGATGTCGGGCAATACATCGTGCCCGGAGAAACCGTGGCGCGACTGTACGCGACCGACAGCGCGGAGGTGCGCCTGCCGGTCTCCATGGACGAATTGTCGTTTATCGACGTATCCTCGTCCTACCGACCCTCAGGCCAACGCTCAGACCAAAGCCGGGCCATGCCCACGGTCACCTTGAGCGCCATGGTGGGTGGAACCACGGCCCGATGGGAGGGCCGCATCATTCGCGCCGAAAGCGCGCTGGAGCCGACCACCGGGCAGCTATTCCTGGTCGCGCGCGTCCCGAACCCGTTCGCCGCGCATGACAATCAACCGCCGCTACTGCCCGGCACGTTCGTGCAGGCGAACATCGAAGGGCGGGAACGGCCTGGCATCTTTATCCTGCCTCCTTCTGCGATCAATACCACGAGCAATGAAGTGATGATCGTCGATCACGACAACCGGGTCGCGGTTCGCCAACTCGATGTGCTCAAACAGGAGCCGGATCGCATCCTGGTCCGGGGAGGACTCCAGGCAGGTGACCGGATCGTGCTTTCCGGCATCGACGTCCCGGTGGACGGGATCGAGGTGCAGGTCGTCTCGCCACAATCCTAG